One part of the Melitaea cinxia chromosome 8, ilMelCinx1.1, whole genome shotgun sequence genome encodes these proteins:
- the LOC123656006 gene encoding uncharacterized protein LOC123656006, with amino-acid sequence MDTLLQRQAEILDAVKQIERNFKKDPSSRKTRQYLDAKLESIDKLCSEFNSNDNKLEAFRDDSPYFAEEQYDRAKEYYAKVRFMIASHQAVPSLQHKPVVCSQDAELKATPSVSTGGDATGRAGTPSPLRAPAPRDAHQQLAPAPVLQSELEELLSQQRTNFRALSRQIQAVNLNTIIDKWELEEELRNLQTRWDTVDKLHLKIDHISQGSNTQYENEFSYNETIYKNMRRSIYQKLSATSHLQQSTPKIDIPVFTGKYIQWPTFFDLFNETIHNNNFLTKCQKMQHLKGKLKGEAERLIQHLNISADNYDTAWDLLTRRYNNTQLLFTKNLETFLNQPTVQKQTAYEIKRLYDTSMECIHAIQNLGVNISSWDPILVHLICKKLDPVSYNDYKEARKSPRDLPLLNELMNFLEGKFTALEEISKKDLTYVYKSNLNKNQSPTNESSNINQFRSSNRNGKFQTNTTRVWNCPFCKQKHNLFKCNKFAQLGPDAKLKTVKKLDICANCLFSHDGNACNSNKLCKICYGKHNSILHDSFASYSAPPLTAAASNLMHASPSAPAPNKLLTPVADGHHNVNYVSKDDEEILLTTLLVKAKAADGSYITLRALLDQGSQISLISENAAQWLGLPRSRYHASISGIGYGSKQSKGVLNLSCQSIYDDYVFETQALVINHVINNLPNVSFAKQTWEHLQHIQLADPHYNISKPIDLLLDASVYSDILMSGLVKGPGKAPIAQQTRLGWILSGNVKTFNCSVVINNLSEISNYWEFEEINECAADMTESEKYCEQLYKNTTKRLESGRYEVALPMKPNFEQNLGKSKNKAIAQFINLEKKLASNEQFSQSYKQFMNEYLSLGHMKPVDNSQQGLSCYLPHHGVIKADSTTTKLRTVFNASSKTSSGNSLNDLMERGPNLQKDLHSLILIWRQHKYVITADIEKMFRQILVNESAQHLQRVVWRESRGDPLREYQLTTITYGTKAAPYLAMRTLRQLADDDAQIYPIAAAALKNSFYMDDLLEGCSSLEQAKELQQQLINILMRAGMKIRKWSSNDPALIQNLSPEDVDSSLDFRCAESRKTLGLRWNPKYDTFSFKNIFYDINDDTHITKRQLLSHISKVFDPVGWLAPLTIRAKLLFQKTWSDDCMTWDQRLPHHLVEEWQQLKQDLQNIEIFEIPRYFGESDKINLYAFCDSSEKAYACAIFVSTNAKGEYTTMLFTAKTKLAPIKNKLTLPKLELCSALLLSRLITKVRQALNNKINKIHAFTDSMIVLGWIYGDTNRWKQFVATRIKRITDVIPSACWHHVESKQNSADCATRGMTAAQLKGHSLWWEGPEWLREYDSKKIKSECYSSPGIEVKENLTKFSVYAALNENNAFIFQLINECSSLRRAAVNLGWLSRYIVSLRNKQSVPRLSYLTTSEMQRSYDVIIRTIQKYEFEEDYQRLINNKNISRNSKLSSLCPYIDKNDKLMRVRGRLNNSLLSSSAKHPIILPSHSRLTNLIISEAHTLTLHGGPRLTLSFIREKYWIISGLRTVKRELRKCVKCRRFSEQKSQQLMADLPQPRVTPSRPFTHTGVDFTGHFDIKINKGRGVKTSKGYVAVFVCFSTKAVHLELVSDLSTPGFLAAFRRFCARRGCPRRVYSDNGTNFVGANRLLKREYEQIIKTINQDFFRNIYNYNIEWVFNAPGNPEAGGLWEGAVKRMKYHLKRVVGEQKLTYEEFITILHQIEACLNSRPLVGLTENPEDVYLTPGHFLVGGSLLSRPQTDPEHISLTTRWKMIQSMNKQFWKRWSAEYLQELQSRSKWRKTTKNLELDDIVVIKEENLPPGKWALGRIVETHPGKDGYVRVVSVKTKNGVIKRPIIKLVPLPVKEETKALMLSPDD; translated from the coding sequence ATGGATACGCTACTCCAGCGTCAGGCTGAAATTCTCGACGCCGTTAAGCAAATAGAGCGTAATTTCAAGAAAGATCCTAGTAGCCGCAAAACGCGTCAATATTTAGACGCCAAGCTCGAGTCCATCGACAAACTGTGTTCGGAATTTAATTCCAATGACAACAAGCTAGAGGCTTTTAGGGACGACTCGCCATACTTCGCGGAGGAACAGTACGACCGAGCGAAAGAATATTACGCCAAGGTTCGCTTTATGATAGCGTCACATCAGGCCGTTCCATCCCTGCAGCACAAGCCGGTCGTATGTAGCCAGGACGCCGAACTGAAGGCCACGCCATCAGTCAGCACTGGGGGCGACGCAACCGGTCGCGCCGGGACGCCCAGCCCGCTGCGCGCGCCGGCGCCGCGCGACGCTCACCAACAGCTCGCTCCCGCACCCGTGTTGCAGTCAGAGCTTGAAGAATTATTGTCACAACAACGAACAAATTTTAGAGCCTTGTCGAGACAAATACAAGctgtaaatttaaatactattatagaTAAGTGGGAGCTGGAAGAGGAGCTTCGTAATCTGCAGACGCGTTGGGATACCGTCGATAAATTGCACCTTAAAATCGATCATATAAGTCAGGGTTCCAACACGCAATATGAAAATGAATttagttataatgaaacaatatacaaaaatatgagAAGgtcaatttatcaaaaattgtcAGCCACTTCCCATCTTCAACAATCCACCCCTAAAATAGATATTCCGGTTTTTACAGGCAAATATATTCAGTGGCCTACTTTCTTTGATCTATTTAACGAAACAATTcacaacaataactttttaactaaGTGTCAAAAAATGCAACATCTAAAGGGCAAGTTGAAGGGGGAAGCGGAGAGGCTAATACAGCATCTTAATATTTCTGCTGATAATTATGATACTGCGTGGGATCTGTTAACCCGTAGGTACAATAACACCCAActgttatttacaaaaaatttagaGACCTTTTTGAATCAACCTACAGTTCAAAAGCAAACAGCTTACGAAATTAAGCGTCTCTATGACACTAGCATGGAATGCATTCATGCTATACAAAACTTAGGGGTAAACATTTCTTCATGGGATCCGATATTAGttcatttaatatgtaaaaaattagaTCCTGTTTCCTATAATGATTATAAAGAAGCCCGTAAGTCACCACGTGACTTGCCTTTGCTTAACGAGCTTATGAACTTTTTAGAGGGAAAATTTACAGCCCTCGAAGAGATTAGCAAAAAAGATTTAACTTATGTTTATAAatctaatttgaataaaaatcaatCGCCTACAAACGAATCGAGTAATATTAATCAATTTCGTTCATCAAATCGCAATGGAAAATTCCAGACCAATACAACACGTGTTTGGAATTGTCCATTTTGTAAGCAAAaacataatttgtttaaatgtaataaatttgcGCAATTAGGACCGGATGCGAAACTGAAAACGGTAAAGAAATTGGATATCTGCGCAAATTGTTTGTTCAGTCATGATGGCAACGCATGCAATTCtaataaattgtgtaaaatatgtTACGGTAAACATAATTCCATTTTACACGATTCATTTGCGTCATATTCCGCGCCCCCTCTTACCGCTGCCGCTAGTAACTTGATGCATGCTTCCCCGAGTGCCCCCGCGCCGAACAAATTGCTGACACCCGTTGCAGACGGACATCATAACGTTAACTATGTTTCCAAGGACGACGAGGAAATTCTTCTTACGACATTATTAGTAAAAGCTAAGGCAGCGGATGGTTCATACATTACCCTGAGGGCTCTACTCGACCAGGGCTCTCAAATCTCGCTTATCTCTGAAAATGCTGCGCAGTGGCTAGGCCTACCGAGATCTCGTTACCATGCATCTATTTCCGGTATAGGTTATGGTTCAAAACAAAGTAAAGGAGTACTTAATCTCTCTTGTCAGTCTATATACGACGATTATGTTTTTGAAACACAAGCCTTAGTCATAAATCATGTCATAAATAACTTACCCAACGTCTCCTTTGCTAAGCAAACCTGGGAACATCTCCAGCACATACAGTTGGCTGACCCGCATTACAACATCTCAAAACCCatagatttattattagatGCTAGTGTTTATTCCGATATATTAATGAGTGGGTTAGTTAAGGGCCCCGGCAAAGCACCCATTGCCCAACAAACAAGGTTGGGTTGGATATTATCAGGAAATGTGAAAACATTCAATTGTAGtgtagttattaataatttatctgagATATCGAATTATTGGGAATTTGAGGAAATAAACGAGTGTGCCGCTGACATGACGGAAAGTGAAAAATATTGCGAACAGCTTTATAAAAATACCACTAAACGCTTAGAGAGCGGTAGGTACGAAGTAGCGCTTCCTATGAAGCCAAATTTTGAACAAAACTTAGGTAAATCAAAAAACAAGGCCATCGCTCAATTCATTAATTTAGAAAAGAAATTAGCTAGTAATGAGCAATTTTCTCAAagttataaacaatttatgAATGAGTATTTGAGCCTCGGTCATATGAAACCCGTCGATAACAGTCAACAAGGACTGTCATGTTACCTTCCCCACCACGGAGTTATAAAAGCTGACTCAACTACCACTAAATTACGAACAGTTTTTAACGCTTCATCAAAAACGTCATCAGGTAACAGCCTGAACGATTTGATGGAGCGGGGACCAAATTTACAAAAGGATCTGCATAGCCTTATTTTAATTTGGCGTcaacataaatatgtaattactgCGGATATCGAAAAGATGTTTCGTCAGATTCTTGTAAATGAGTCAGCTCAGCATCTACAGCGTGTTGTGTGGAGGGAATCCCGAGGAGACCCATTGAGAGAGTATCAGCTTACTACTATCACGTACGGTACAAAGGCCGCCCCATACCTCGCTATGCGCACATTAAGGCAGCTCGCAGACGATGATGCCCAAATATATCCCATAGCCGCTGCCGCCTTAAAGAATTCGTTTTATATGGACGATCTTCTAGAAGGGTGTAGCAGTCTCGAACAGGCTAAGGAACTTCAACAACAGCTGATCAATATATTGATGAGAGCCGGCATGAAAATACGTAAGTGGAGTAGTAACGACCCTGCTCTTATTCAAAATTTATCACCGGAGGACGTGGACTCCTCCTTAGACTTCCGATGTGCGGAGTCCAGAAAAACACTGGGGTTACGATGGAATCCAAAATATGATACcttctcatttaaaaatatattttacgacaTTAATGATGATACACATATTACGAAGCGCCAGTTGCTATCACatatttcaaaagtttttgaCCCCGTAGGGTGGCTCGCTCCGCTGACCATCAGGGctaaacttttatttcagaagaCCTGGTCCGATGATTGCATGACCTGGGATCAAAGGTTACCGCACCACTTAGTAGAGGAGTGGCAACAACTAAAGCAAGATCtccaaaatattgaaatttttgaaataccGAGATATTTTGGAGAAAGTGATAAAATTAACCTATATGCTTTCTGTGACAGCTCAGAAAAAGCGTATGCTTGTGCAATTTTTGTAAGCACTAATGCTAAGGGTGAGTACACAACAATGTTATTCACCGCAAAAACAAAGTTAGCaccgataaaaaataaattaacactaCCGAAACTCGAACTTTGTAGCGCTTTATTACTATCACGCCTTATAACAAAGGTTAGGCAAGCgctaaataataagataaataaaatacatgctTTTACAGACAGTATGATTGTTCTTGGCTGGATCTACGGAGATACCAACCGGTGGAAGCAATTCGTAGCTACAAGGATCAAACGGATCACTGACGTTATTCCATCCGCATGTTGGCATCATGTAGAATCCAAACAAAATTCAGCAGATTGTGCGACGAGAGGGATGACCGCAGCACAACTAAAAGGTCATTCCCTGTGGTGGGAGGGCCCAGAATGGCTTCGAGAGTacgattctaaaaaaataaaaagcgaaTGCTACTCTTCCCCCGGTATTGAAGTTAAAGAAAATCTAACCAAATTCAGTGTGTACGCAGCCTTAAACGAGAACAAtgcatttatatttcaattaataaacgaATGCAGTTCGCTGAGGCGCGCGGCCGTTAACCTGGGATGGCTATCACGTTACATAGTGTcattaagaaataaacaaagCGTACCGCGACTTAGCTATCTAACTACCTCAGAAATGCAACGTTCGTATGACGTAATTATAAGGACGatacaaaaatatgaatttgaaGAGGATTACCAacgtttaattaataacaaaaacattagcCGAAACAGTAAATTATCAAGCCTATGTCCCTATATAGACAAAAACGATAAACTTATGCGAGTTCGAGGAAGGCTCAATAACTCACTTTTAAGTTCATCAGCAAAACATCCAATCATACTTCCGAGTCACAGTCGTCTAACAAATCTGATTATATCTGAAGCACACACATTGACGCTTCACGGTGGTCCTCGACTAACACTTTCTTTTATCAGGGAGAAATATTGGATCATAAGTGGACTACGCACCGTTAAAAGGGAGTTGCGAAAATGCGTCAAATGCAGGCGCTTTAGTGAACAGAAGTCACAACAATTGATGGCTGATCTTCCACAACCCAGGGTTACCCCATCACGTCCCTTCACACATACAGGTGTAGACTTTACGGGTCattttgacataaaaataaacaaaggacGCGGGGTTAAAACCTCAAAGGGCTACGTAGCAGTTTTCGTATGTTTCTCTACCAAGGCAGTTCATTTAGAACTGGTATCAGATCTCAGTACCCCGGGATTTTTAGCTGCGTTTAGAAGGTTCTGTGCTCGACGCGGGTGCCCTCGCCGAGTTTACAGCGACAACGGAACTAACTTTGTGGGCGCTAACAGGCTGCTCAAAAGAGAGTACGAGCAGATCATAAAAACTATAAACCAGGATTTCTTTcgtaacatatataattacaatattgaGTGGGTATTTAACGCACCAGGTAATCCAGAAGCTGGAGGTTTGTGGGAAGGAGCCGTTAAACGCATGAAGTATCACCTGAAAAGAGTGGTTGGGGAACAAAAACTCACCTACGAGGAGTTCATCACCATCCTTCATCAGATAGAAGCTTGTCTTAACTCTCGGCCGCTGGTTGGTTTAACAGAAAACCCAGAGGATGTATATCTGACCCCTGGGCATTTCTTGGTCGGAGGCTCTTTACTCTCTCGACCACAGACAGACCCTGAACATATTAGTTTAACTACCAGATGGAAGATGATACAATCCATGAATAAGCAGTTCTGGAAAAGGTGGTCTGCCGAATACTTACAGGAGTTGCAGTCTCGTTCGAAGTGGCGTAAAACTACCAAAAATCTAGAACTAGATGACATTGTCGTTATTAAAGAAGAAAACTTGCCTCCTGGTAAGTGGGCTCTGGGGAGAATTGTAGAAACTCATCCCGGCAAAGACGGGTACGTTCGGGTTGTATCAGTAAAAACCAAGAACGGCGTCATAAAAAGGCCAATTATTAAGCTTGTCCCTCTACCGGTAAAAGAGGAAACAAAAGCGTTGATGTTATCCCCTGACGACTAA